A region from the Gossypium hirsutum isolate 1008001.06 chromosome A08, Gossypium_hirsutum_v2.1, whole genome shotgun sequence genome encodes:
- the LOC107952385 gene encoding CEN-like protein 1 — MSRVPDPLIIGRVIGEVVDNFFPSVKITVTYNSNKQVANGHELMPALITARPRVEIGGDDMRPCYTLIMTDPDAPSPSDPYLREHLHWMVTDIPGTTDASFGREVISYETPKPTVGIHRYVFVLFKQRGRQTVRPPSSRDCFNTRRFSADNGLGLPVAAVYFNAQRETAARSRR; from the exons atgtcaAGAGTCCCCGACCCACTTATCATCGGGAGAGTTATAGGAGAGGTGGTGGACAATTTCTTCCCTAGTGTCAAAATAACAGTAACTTACAACTCCAACAAACAAGTTGCCAATGGCCATGAGCTCATGCCTGCCCTCATCACTGCTAGACCTCGGGTTGAGATTGGCGGTGACGACATGAGACCTTGTTACACTTTA aTCATGACAGATCCCGATGCTCCAAGCCCTAGTGATCCCTACTTGAGAGAACATTTGCACTG GATGGTTACCGACATTCCGGGTACTACTGATGCTTCCTTTG GGAGGGAAGTTATTAGCTACGAGACTCCAAAGCCAACAGTGGGCATCCATAGATACGTGTTCGTACTGTTCAAACAGAGAGGAAGACAAACAGTGAGGCCACCATCTTCCAGGGATTGTTTCAACACACGGAGGTTCTCAGCCGACAACGGTTTGGGCCTCCCAGTGGCTGCAGTTTACTTCAATGCCCAGAGAGAAACTGCTGCAAGATCAAGAAGATGA